The Echinicola rosea genome has a segment encoding these proteins:
- a CDS encoding thiol-activated cytolysin family protein, whose protein sequence is MPTISQTAEGLVVKEKKGMEGENASTNCSEQTITVTKCFSSLTLLEKGTDGLIYPGSLLTAESVLSGDYKEILGVTKRPLNIVFDIRGMTGAKNKWIEPTYSNYVNALGEMEAKPISGSQPAYVNFTTSEVKSEEHLKVAVGANFGVWKFSNISTDFKLDQERTKTVTVGKFVQEYFTVTADRPSDGVYIEEYPDPSIFGSYSPMYVSELTYGRVALFFAESTHSSDSVGAALEASFNFLANGSGNVSTAQKNILNTSRIKTLIHGGSSGDAAYVFVNGYEGLKDYVSQGGEMTNDSRGAIISYKLRNLSTHYTGTINISADYEERECKVEVFSYWSDGAKDHFYRTSYSPTAGGGNWSVEGRVFYGVPADREDAKPVYQYWNGTGQDHLYTFDNQPSIGAWQREYIAFYAFDTKVPGTQPVYSYYNSDAADHYYNFDVGSTAGGGGKWKREHVAFYAYP, encoded by the coding sequence ATGCCTACCATCTCCCAGACGGCTGAAGGTCTGGTGGTAAAGGAAAAGAAGGGAATGGAAGGGGAGAATGCCAGTACGAATTGTTCTGAGCAAACCATTACGGTTACTAAATGTTTTTCAAGTTTGACATTACTTGAGAAGGGAACTGATGGGCTAATCTACCCTGGGTCATTGTTGACCGCTGAAAGTGTACTGTCCGGCGATTACAAGGAAATTTTAGGAGTTACGAAAAGACCTCTTAATATCGTTTTCGATATTAGAGGAATGACTGGTGCTAAGAATAAATGGATTGAGCCTACTTACAGTAATTATGTGAATGCTTTGGGCGAAATGGAAGCTAAACCCATAAGCGGCTCTCAGCCAGCCTACGTCAATTTCACAACTTCAGAGGTGAAGTCAGAAGAACATCTAAAAGTGGCTGTAGGAGCTAATTTTGGCGTTTGGAAGTTTTCTAACATTTCAACGGATTTTAAGCTGGATCAAGAAAGGACCAAGACTGTAACCGTTGGTAAGTTTGTTCAGGAATACTTTACTGTAACTGCTGATCGTCCTTCTGATGGTGTTTATATAGAAGAATATCCCGACCCAAGTATCTTTGGTAGCTATTCTCCTATGTACGTATCCGAGCTTACTTATGGAAGGGTCGCGTTGTTTTTTGCTGAATCTACTCATTCTTCCGATTCTGTGGGAGCTGCTCTTGAAGCCAGTTTTAACTTCCTGGCAAATGGAAGCGGAAATGTCAGTACTGCCCAGAAGAATATTCTAAATACTTCCAGAATTAAAACACTTATTCATGGCGGATCCTCAGGAGATGCTGCTTATGTTTTTGTGAATGGCTACGAGGGGCTAAAGGATTATGTTAGTCAAGGAGGAGAAATGACCAATGATTCAAGGGGTGCCATTATTTCCTACAAATTGAGGAATTTAAGTACCCATTACACTGGGACGATTAATATTTCTGCTGATTATGAGGAAAGGGAGTGTAAAGTAGAAGTTTTTAGTTATTGGAGCGATGGAGCAAAAGACCACTTTTATAGAACAAGTTATTCTCCAACAGCAGGAGGAGGAAATTGGAGTGTAGAAGGAAGGGTCTTTTATGGTGTTCCTGCAGATCGTGAAGATGCAAAACCTGTTTATCAATATTGGAATGGAACGGGGCAAGATCATCTTTATACCTTTGATAATCAGCCTTCAATTGGTGCTTGGCAAAGAGAATATATAGCATTTTATGCTTTCGATACTAAAGTTCCAGGAACTCAGCCAGTTTATTCATATTATAATAGTGATGCAGCGGACCATTATTATAATTTCGATGTTGGTTCTACAGCTGGTGGGGGTGGAAAATGGAAAAGAGAGCATGTAGCTTTTTATGCATACCCTTGA
- a CDS encoding glycosyltransferase family 2 protein, protein MFKNKLISIIIPSYNYGRFLPQTISNLKEQSYPNWEAIIIDDGSTDNTEEVALRSIAGDERFKYERIKNKGNAGARNIGLDLAKGDYIQFLDADDFLSQRKLEFQLKELNHKKENVISYTNNVYFKDGKPDNHYPDFNMQGFEWIPKISGQGHKVLNTLMNNNFAVISSPLISHVFLKENKIKFPENLGSKVDWIFWIECVLSGASLEYLDNPEAITLIRRHDQSITVKSNVSKFGEIHARTLIHEKLVKAKLGKEERQALVNENNLRKTLLLKNHFYHSSLSSFETLASLFKNTDIITFTKYFFKGLNFKRKQHSKRIPLD, encoded by the coding sequence ATGTTTAAAAATAAATTAATTTCCATTATCATCCCATCCTACAACTACGGTAGATTTTTACCCCAAACAATTAGTAATCTAAAAGAACAATCCTATCCAAACTGGGAAGCGATTATTATAGATGATGGATCAACAGATAATACGGAAGAGGTAGCTTTACGCTCTATTGCCGGCGACGAACGTTTTAAATACGAACGAATAAAGAACAAAGGAAATGCTGGCGCCAGAAATATTGGATTGGACTTGGCCAAAGGAGATTATATTCAATTTTTAGATGCCGACGATTTTCTTAGTCAGCGAAAGTTGGAATTTCAATTAAAAGAGTTGAATCATAAAAAGGAAAACGTGATTTCCTATACCAATAATGTTTACTTCAAGGATGGCAAACCAGATAACCACTATCCGGATTTTAATATGCAGGGATTCGAATGGATTCCCAAAATTTCCGGTCAAGGACATAAAGTATTGAACACCTTAATGAATAATAATTTTGCAGTGATCAGTAGTCCTCTCATCAGTCATGTTTTCTTAAAAGAGAATAAAATAAAGTTTCCAGAAAATCTCGGAAGTAAGGTGGACTGGATATTTTGGATTGAATGTGTCCTGTCAGGGGCTTCCTTGGAATATTTGGATAACCCTGAGGCAATCACCCTCATACGAAGACATGATCAAAGCATCACTGTAAAGAGCAATGTCTCAAAATTTGGAGAAATCCATGCAAGAACTCTTATTCACGAAAAACTGGTTAAAGCAAAATTAGGTAAAGAAGAAAGACAAGCGTTGGTTAATGAAAACAACCTTCGAAAAACACTCCTATTAAAGAACCATTTTTATCATAGTTCCCTCTCCAGTTTCGAAACACTCGCATCGCTTTTCAAGAATACGGATATCATCACTTTTACAAAGTACTTTTTTAAAGGCCTAAATTTTAAGAGAAAGCAGCATTCAAAAAGAATCCCTCTTGACTAA
- a CDS encoding glycosyltransferase family 2 protein → MESANKLVSIIIPTYNYGRFLPQTISNLKTQSYPHWEAIIVDDGSTDKTEEIINEACLEDKRFKYIKQENQGVSVARNTGIKAATGQFIQFLDADDLLSKDKLYLQVQHMLLNPNIDISYVSNQYFADNYPDKLFPDKELTGTEWVLKIDANGFEAIKSLVDRNIAVISSPLMRASALSLSSGFPTGVKHLEDWEFWLELALKNAHYQFFPNPKATTLIRVHSKSASYEINEMQLRDISFRKKITQYLKNATLSKLEYNDILKVNTKKRNNLIKELMYKIPLGNKDLLNKIKQITPRSTFYRFYIKYLNYQRKLFIKNIQKKLSLKASK, encoded by the coding sequence ATGGAATCCGCTAATAAATTAGTATCCATTATTATCCCAACCTACAACTACGGTAGGTTTTTACCCCAAACAATTAGTAATCTAAAAACACAATCCTACCCACATTGGGAAGCTATTATTGTTGACGATGGATCTACAGATAAAACTGAAGAAATAATAAATGAAGCATGCTTGGAGGACAAAAGGTTCAAATATATAAAACAAGAAAACCAAGGCGTTTCTGTTGCAAGGAATACGGGAATTAAGGCTGCAACCGGTCAATTTATTCAATTTTTGGACGCCGATGACTTACTAAGCAAGGACAAACTTTACCTTCAAGTGCAGCATATGCTTTTAAACCCAAATATTGACATCAGCTACGTGAGCAATCAGTATTTTGCAGATAATTATCCGGATAAACTATTTCCTGATAAAGAACTAACTGGAACTGAATGGGTGCTGAAAATTGATGCTAATGGTTTTGAAGCTATTAAATCTCTTGTGGACAGAAATATTGCTGTAATAAGCAGCCCTCTTATGAGAGCTTCCGCATTGTCTCTCTCGAGTGGATTCCCTACGGGAGTTAAGCACCTGGAAGACTGGGAGTTTTGGCTGGAATTAGCTTTAAAAAATGCACATTACCAGTTTTTTCCTAACCCAAAAGCAACAACTTTAATCAGGGTACATTCTAAAAGTGCAAGTTATGAAATCAATGAAATGCAATTGAGAGATATTTCTTTCCGAAAAAAAATTACACAGTATTTGAAAAATGCCACATTGTCCAAATTAGAGTATAATGATATTTTAAAGGTAAACACCAAGAAGAGGAATAATCTGATAAAAGAGTTAATGTATAAAATCCCTTTAGGAAATAAGGACTTGCTTAATAAAATAAAACAAATCACCCCCCGATCAACATTTTACAGATTCTATATAAAGTATTTAAACTATCAAAGAAAATTATTCATCAAGAACATCCAAAAAAAACTATCTCTAAAAGCGTCAAAATGA
- a CDS encoding glycosyltransferase family 2 protein has product MNHSIEIDIVILSYAKDESLRKTTENALESLMSSESDSAVKFNVFVIESVKSQPRYNFPNTVTIYPNKKFGYHKFMNIGIKMGTSPYVCICNNDLIFHKTWASEIVRAFENDPHLSSASPACSIHHPDHGIKINNGLLYGYEVRKELIGWCLFFKREMLNITGKLDPKFKFWFADNDYSMTLQKHGLKHALVTSSVVDHLESQTLNTKSEKEKRKLTARERFYYEYKWEGRSLFSYLNRLRKFK; this is encoded by the coding sequence ATGAATCACAGCATTGAAATAGATATTGTCATATTAAGTTATGCTAAGGACGAGTCTTTGCGCAAAACAACAGAAAACGCATTGGAGTCTTTAATGTCATCTGAATCAGATTCTGCAGTAAAATTCAATGTATTTGTAATTGAGTCTGTCAAATCTCAACCGAGATATAATTTTCCAAATACCGTAACAATATATCCCAACAAAAAATTTGGTTATCATAAATTCATGAACATTGGAATTAAAATGGGCACTAGTCCCTATGTTTGTATTTGTAACAACGACCTAATTTTCCATAAAACCTGGGCTTCGGAAATCGTAAGAGCATTTGAAAATGATCCTCATCTAAGCAGTGCCTCTCCCGCATGTTCCATTCATCATCCCGATCATGGAATAAAAATCAATAATGGCTTGCTTTACGGGTATGAGGTGCGAAAAGAATTGATAGGCTGGTGTTTGTTTTTTAAAAGAGAAATGCTAAATATCACAGGTAAGCTTGATCCAAAATTCAAATTTTGGTTTGCAGATAATGACTATAGCATGACCCTTCAAAAGCATGGATTAAAACACGCATTGGTTACCTCATCAGTTGTTGACCATTTAGAAAGCCAGACACTTAATACCAAAAGCGAAAAGGAAAAGAGAAAACTCACTGCAAGGGAGCGGTTTTATTACGAATATAAATGGGAAGGCAGAAGTTTATTTTCCTATCTCAATAGATTAAGAAAATTTAAATAG
- a CDS encoding glycosyltransferase family 2 protein: protein MKKVSIIIPVYNYGHLVEETLKNLTDQSYYNWEAIIIDDGSIDETRLIVEKFKQQDKRFIYLNQKNKGVSSARNLGLKHSSGDYIQFLDGDDLLSKHKISLQVEHLELNPALDISYTKSFYFLDKNPGELFLDNGGKNVDWMHKLSGKGFNIVHSLITQNLCVISSPLLKKDILDSGVVFTEGTAYLEDWEFWLKLSFFKNSFEFFHHPKAFTKIRLHTKSVSSRYNIKMKESHLILRKKIIQLIAYSDFEESQKDFLVKLNMKCRNSELKRLICEIGLLNINELVKLQKKHTSPLTFFKNYIKAINHYRKELF, encoded by the coding sequence ATGAAAAAAGTTTCAATTATAATACCAGTTTACAATTATGGTCATTTGGTAGAAGAAACATTGAAAAATTTAACTGATCAATCATATTATAATTGGGAAGCGATTATTATTGATGATGGATCAATAGATGAAACCCGCCTAATAGTTGAAAAATTCAAACAGCAGGATAAGAGGTTTATATATCTGAATCAAAAAAATAAGGGAGTATCTTCAGCAAGAAACTTAGGTTTAAAACATTCGTCAGGCGACTACATACAATTTTTAGATGGTGATGACCTCTTAAGTAAACACAAGATATCTCTCCAAGTCGAACATTTAGAACTAAATCCAGCGTTGGATATAAGTTATACTAAATCCTTTTATTTCTTGGATAAAAATCCAGGGGAGTTATTCTTAGATAATGGAGGTAAAAATGTAGATTGGATGCATAAATTAAGTGGAAAAGGATTCAATATAGTTCACTCACTAATAACGCAAAACCTTTGCGTTATTAGTAGTCCATTACTTAAGAAAGATATCTTAGATTCAGGAGTGGTATTCACTGAGGGTACTGCTTATTTAGAAGATTGGGAATTCTGGCTGAAATTATCATTTTTCAAAAATTCATTTGAATTTTTCCACCATCCCAAAGCCTTCACTAAAATACGATTACATACAAAAAGTGTGAGCAGTCGTTATAATATTAAAATGAAGGAGTCTCATCTAATACTAAGAAAGAAAATCATTCAACTAATCGCCTATTCAGATTTTGAAGAAAGCCAAAAAGATTTCTTGGTTAAACTAAATATGAAATGTAGAAATTCGGAATTAAAAAGGTTGATTTGTGAAATTGGGCTCTTAAACATAAATGAGCTGGTAAAGCTCCAGAAAAAACATACATCACCACTCACTTTTTTCAAGAACTATATCAAAGCAATTAATCATTATAGGAAGGAATTATTTTAA
- a CDS encoding ABC transporter ATP-binding protein, whose protein sequence is MKTYLRLLAFAKPIEKFAIPYLIFTLLGVIFNTLNLALLAPLLSTLFNTNGDAAVAKPESWTDVFGYLNFYANEVKIEYGALGALQMVCAVIIASVILGNLFRYFSQLVMENLRIHTLLNLRKKVFDNVMNLHVGYFSNQRKGDIISKISSDVQVVQFSVTGTLQVIFKEPLQLLAYIFMLFAISYKLTIFSLLVIPVSAFVIAQIVKRLKAQASQAQHLYGVMISYLDEALSGIKIIKAFNATEMIKDKFHDENVKYSSLGKKMAKRQQLSSPVSETLGVAMVSGIVLYGGSLIINNQSELSASDFIAYIALFSQVMRPAKALTNAFSSIHSGLAAGERVLDLIDEKPAISDKKDATEITNFNDKIDIQDLSFSYPGRPVLKDINLTIPKGKMVALVGPSGGGKSTMMDLIPRFIEPDSGQVLIDGTDIAHVTMDSLRNMMGMVNQESILFNDTIFNNIAFGTPKATAEEVEAAARIANAHEFIMQSEEGYQSNMGDRGLKLSGGQKQRICIARAVLKNPPIMLLDEATSALDTESEKLVQDALNKLMKNRTSLVIAHRLSTIQNADIIVVLEEGRIIEQGNHQQLIAQEGLYSKLVNMQQFSEVEE, encoded by the coding sequence GTGAAAACCTATTTAAGATTATTGGCGTTTGCCAAACCGATTGAGAAGTTTGCCATTCCCTACTTGATTTTCACCTTGTTGGGAGTCATCTTCAATACGCTGAACCTGGCACTGTTGGCTCCCTTGCTGAGCACGCTCTTCAACACCAACGGTGATGCAGCAGTGGCGAAACCTGAAAGTTGGACCGATGTCTTTGGCTATCTGAACTTCTATGCCAATGAGGTAAAAATAGAATATGGCGCCCTCGGAGCATTGCAGATGGTCTGTGCGGTGATCATCGCATCAGTGATACTGGGCAACCTGTTTCGGTATTTCAGCCAGCTGGTGATGGAAAACCTCCGGATCCACACCTTGCTCAACCTCCGCAAAAAGGTCTTTGACAATGTCATGAACCTGCATGTGGGTTACTTCAGCAACCAACGAAAGGGAGACATCATCTCGAAGATATCCTCTGATGTACAGGTGGTACAGTTTTCGGTGACAGGCACCTTACAGGTGATCTTTAAAGAGCCGCTCCAATTGCTGGCCTATATCTTTATGCTTTTTGCCATATCCTACAAGCTGACCATTTTCTCCCTGTTGGTGATTCCCGTTTCGGCGTTTGTCATTGCACAGATCGTCAAGCGCCTTAAAGCCCAGGCCAGCCAGGCACAGCACTTGTACGGTGTCATGATCAGTTACCTGGACGAGGCCCTTTCCGGGATCAAGATCATCAAGGCCTTTAACGCCACCGAAATGATCAAGGACAAATTCCATGATGAGAATGTCAAGTATTCTTCACTGGGCAAAAAGATGGCCAAAAGGCAGCAGCTTAGTTCGCCCGTCTCCGAAACCCTCGGTGTGGCCATGGTTTCCGGGATCGTGCTTTATGGTGGCTCGTTGATCATCAACAACCAGTCCGAACTCAGCGCCTCGGACTTTATCGCTTACATTGCTTTATTCAGCCAAGTAATGCGCCCAGCCAAAGCCCTGACCAATGCCTTCAGCTCCATCCATTCAGGCCTTGCTGCCGGAGAAAGGGTGCTGGACCTGATCGATGAAAAGCCGGCCATTTCGGACAAAAAGGATGCAACCGAAATAACTAATTTCAACGATAAAATTGACATCCAAGACCTATCCTTTTCCTATCCGGGACGTCCGGTACTGAAGGATATCAACCTTACCATTCCAAAAGGGAAGATGGTGGCTTTGGTAGGCCCTTCTGGAGGCGGAAAATCCACCATGATGGACCTTATCCCCCGCTTTATCGAACCGGACAGTGGTCAGGTGCTGATCGATGGCACGGACATCGCCCATGTCACCATGGATTCCCTGCGCAACATGATGGGCATGGTCAACCAAGAGTCCATCCTCTTTAACGACACCATCTTTAACAACATCGCTTTCGGTACGCCCAAAGCTACCGCCGAGGAAGTGGAAGCCGCTGCCAGAATCGCCAATGCGCACGAATTCATCATGCAAAGTGAGGAAGGCTACCAATCCAACATGGGCGATAGAGGGCTGAAGCTCTCAGGAGGGCAAAAGCAACGCATCTGCATCGCCCGGGCAGTGCTGAAAAATCCACCGATCATGCTCTTGGACGAGGCTACTTCCGCCTTGGACACGGAGTCCGAAAAACTGGTACAGGACGCCCTGAACAAACTGATGAAAAACCGTACGTCCCTGGTGATCGCCCACCGGCTGAGCACCATCCAAAATGCGGACATCATCGTCGTCCTCGAAGAAGGCCGCATCATCGAGCAAGGCAACCACCAGCAGCTGATCGCCCAAGAAGGGCTATACAGCAAATTAGTGAATATGCAACAGTTTAGTGAAGTAGAAGAGTAA
- a CDS encoding glycosyltransferase family 2 protein, translating to MPEKRSISVIIPNYNGKHLLERYLPATLEAIEQAGVSAEVIVVDDASDDDSVAFVDNHFPSVQVLVNPKNRGFSYTCNQGIKAAQYDLVMLLNSDVALEKDYFDRLWRYFDHSDTFGVMGQIINSQGKTEDAARMMAFQGMKFKATHFYHSKDPEKWLPTAYLSGANALIDRKKLLELEGFDEIYSPFYVEDVDLSFRAWRMGWKCYYDHQSICHHEVSSTTKKHHTKKKLYPVLYRNKFILQAIHLDGMDLWKWRFQLILVEIMPRVLLGKWWIIKAYLAYRKKQPEIAHSKTKLKKLMQKHQGQKSLFDIKKEVFDTVKS from the coding sequence ATGCCAGAAAAAAGGAGCATTTCGGTCATCATCCCAAACTATAACGGAAAGCATCTGCTGGAAAGATACCTTCCTGCCACACTGGAAGCTATTGAGCAAGCAGGAGTTTCTGCTGAGGTAATCGTAGTGGATGATGCCTCCGATGATGATTCAGTAGCCTTTGTGGACAATCATTTTCCCAGTGTGCAAGTACTGGTCAATCCCAAAAACAGGGGATTCTCCTATACCTGCAATCAAGGCATCAAGGCTGCCCAATATGACCTGGTCATGTTGCTCAATTCTGATGTGGCCTTGGAGAAAGACTACTTTGACCGGTTATGGAGGTATTTTGACCATTCGGACACTTTTGGTGTGATGGGGCAGATCATCAATAGCCAAGGCAAAACAGAAGATGCCGCCAGGATGATGGCCTTCCAGGGAATGAAGTTTAAGGCCACGCATTTCTACCATTCCAAGGATCCGGAAAAGTGGCTGCCCACCGCCTACCTTTCCGGTGCCAATGCCCTGATCGATCGTAAAAAACTGCTCGAACTGGAAGGTTTTGATGAAATCTATTCCCCCTTTTACGTGGAAGACGTGGATCTCAGCTTCAGGGCTTGGCGAATGGGCTGGAAGTGCTATTATGACCACCAATCCATCTGCCATCACGAAGTCTCCTCCACCACCAAAAAACACCATACCAAAAAGAAGCTCTATCCCGTTCTTTATAGAAACAAGTTTATCCTACAAGCCATCCATTTGGATGGAATGGACCTATGGAAGTGGCGTTTTCAGCTGATCCTCGTGGAAATAATGCCACGGGTACTGCTCGGAAAATGGTGGATCATCAAGGCCTATTTGGCCTACAGGAAAAAACAACCTGAGATCGCACACTCCAAAACCAAATTGAAAAAGCTCATGCAAAAACATCAAGGACAAAAAAGCCTGTTTGACATCAAGAAAGAGGTTTTTGATACGGTAAAGAGTTAG
- a CDS encoding acyltransferase family protein, translated as MDSTTKPYLPALTGLRAISAWMVFLHHFNPLFGTNYPSILIKTINELHIGVTIFFVLSRFIITYNYLSPPQINFRTYLWRRFTRIYPLYFLLTLGTYAIIFTYYGELKTFQWWALGMNITMLKGLFNDFIFTGIAQSWTLTVEESFYLSAPFIAHFLFKKPINYSVFLIISSITFTGILLTILSYDFPFEPLPNVKFMFHFTFFGRITEFVAGMLLAKCFVNKTRTSFMYFTQFGTGFILLSLVCLAILSKGDSTGDNSWLGIITNNIMLPIFGICPLLWGLIQEKTWLRDALSSPIFILMGNSSFAFYLIHMGIFKNYLSLHIPNLGLQFIILQLSAILLYKCIEQPLKIILR; from the coding sequence TTGGATAGCACTACAAAACCATATTTACCAGCACTTACAGGACTACGTGCCATTTCGGCTTGGATGGTATTTCTTCACCATTTCAATCCTCTCTTTGGCACTAATTATCCCTCCATTCTCATCAAGACGATAAATGAACTACACATAGGAGTAACGATTTTCTTTGTTCTTAGTAGGTTTATCATAACTTATAATTATTTATCACCTCCTCAAATCAATTTCCGAACTTATCTGTGGAGACGCTTCACTCGGATATATCCATTATACTTTTTACTTACCCTTGGTACCTATGCCATAATATTTACCTATTATGGAGAGCTCAAAACCTTTCAATGGTGGGCTTTAGGCATGAATATAACAATGCTAAAAGGCCTGTTCAATGACTTTATCTTTACAGGAATTGCTCAATCGTGGACATTGACAGTCGAGGAGTCATTCTACCTTTCCGCCCCTTTTATAGCTCATTTTCTCTTCAAAAAGCCTATCAATTACTCGGTATTTTTGATTATTAGTTCCATAACGTTTACAGGAATACTATTAACGATTTTGTCATACGATTTTCCATTTGAGCCTTTACCGAATGTAAAATTCATGTTCCATTTTACTTTTTTTGGACGCATCACTGAATTTGTCGCAGGTATGTTATTGGCCAAATGCTTTGTAAATAAAACAAGGACTTCATTTATGTATTTCACCCAATTTGGAACTGGGTTTATTCTGCTATCCTTGGTATGCCTAGCGATTTTGTCCAAAGGTGACTCCACAGGTGATAACTCTTGGCTTGGCATAATAACCAACAATATTATGTTACCAATATTTGGTATATGCCCCCTATTATGGGGGCTTATTCAGGAAAAGACATGGCTAAGAGATGCGTTATCTTCCCCTATTTTCATCTTAATGGGCAATAGTAGCTTTGCTTTCTATTTGATTCACATGGGAATATTCAAAAACTATTTGTCCCTACACATACCCAACTTGGGATTGCAGTTTATAATCCTACAACTGTCGGCCATTCTTTTATATAAATGCATTGAGCAACCGTTAAAAATCATCTTACGGTAA
- a CDS encoding family 43 glycosylhydrolase: protein MLDSCFVASIQRRCLYKNIFPHLFLLIGLMVFGQETLAQQDVGQWREAPAPLYQDPIYDGAADSVMIWNRQEGAWWMLYTARRANIPTSGVSAYYGTKIGIAETRDHGQTWVFRGYLDLEFERGWNTFWAPEVIFHEGQYHMFVSYIQGARNEWGGASHIHHFTSENLWDWDHNGPLTLSSDKIIDATIFRMDSGKFRIWYKDDSRGGITMVSESDDLVSWETKDMPAISGDAHEGPKVFQFQGYYWMLTDEWQGMRVYRSNDLKNWTKQGLVLDKPSDRKDDTPSGAHGDVLVFGDTAYVFYFTHPGRSSHLKAKPGNSFHQNHRTTIQVAPLIFDGETLKDDRSRPFDFYLEDGE from the coding sequence ATGTTGGACAGTTGTTTTGTGGCATCGATCCAAAGGCGATGTCTGTATAAAAATATTTTCCCCCATCTTTTTTTGCTGATTGGCCTGATGGTCTTTGGTCAGGAAACCCTGGCGCAGCAGGACGTTGGACAATGGCGTGAAGCTCCTGCGCCCCTGTACCAAGACCCGATTTATGATGGAGCAGCCGATTCAGTAATGATCTGGAACAGACAGGAAGGAGCTTGGTGGATGCTTTATACTGCCCGTCGTGCCAATATACCCACTTCAGGTGTTTCGGCCTATTATGGTACCAAAATTGGAATTGCCGAGACCAGAGATCATGGCCAAACTTGGGTGTTCAGGGGCTACCTTGACTTGGAATTTGAGCGAGGTTGGAATACCTTTTGGGCTCCCGAAGTAATATTTCATGAGGGACAATATCATATGTTTGTCTCCTATATTCAAGGAGCCCGGAACGAATGGGGAGGCGCCAGTCATATCCATCATTTTACTAGCGAAAACCTTTGGGACTGGGATCATAATGGCCCTTTGACACTTTCTTCTGATAAAATCATCGATGCGACCATCTTTCGAATGGACAGTGGGAAGTTTAGAATATGGTATAAGGATGATAGCCGTGGCGGGATCACCATGGTCTCAGAGTCCGATGATTTGGTGAGTTGGGAAACCAAGGATATGCCTGCTATCAGTGGGGATGCTCATGAAGGCCCGAAGGTTTTTCAGTTCCAAGGATATTATTGGATGTTGACCGATGAATGGCAGGGGATGCGTGTGTACCGGTCAAATGATTTGAAAAATTGGACCAAACAAGGGCTTGTATTGGATAAGCCATCAGATAGAAAGGATGATACGCCCAGTGGTGCGCATGGGGATGTGTTGGTGTTCGGAGACACTGCTTATGTGTTTTATTTCACACATCCTGGCAGGTCCAGCCACCTGAAAGCAAAGCCCGGTAATTCTTTCCATCAGAATCATCGCACAACCATTCAGGTGGCTCCACTGATCTTTGACGGTGAAACCCTAAAGGATGATAGAAGCAGACCGTTTGACTTTTACTTGGAGGATGGTGAGTGA